From Leishmania mexicana MHOM/GT/2001/U1103 complete genome, chromosome 9, a single genomic window includes:
- a CDS encoding oligopeptidase b, giving the protein MSSGNSIAASVQPPIAAKKPHRVTFGYVEGEDRGPNPMNPPRHHEDPYFWMRDDDRKDPAVIEHLKKEKAYFEACSSDMTQLRDDIYTEHISHIKEDDMSAPYLYGQYRYYTREVKGKSYKIYCRVPKDKEPGDVAVEEVVIDVNKVAEGKPFCDVMEVEPAPPEHDLVAFSVDMSGNEVYAIEFKHMSDPCRTVADTVSGTNGEIVWGPDHTSFFYVTKDETLRENKVWRHVMGRPQSEDVCLYEENNPLFRAFMYKAADTNTLCIGSQSSETTEVHLLDLRQGNAHNTVEVVRPREKGVRYDVQMHGTRHLLILTNKDGAVNHKLLIAPRGQPSDWSHVLVDHSEDVFMENIAVRSNYLVVTGRRGGLTRIWTMMVDPQDGVFKPGAELREVMMEEPIFTVHLVESQMLEYEESTFRMEYSSLATPNTWFNVSPQDHSRTVVKVREVGGGFDAANYKVERRFATAPDQTKIPLSLVYHKDLDMTQPQPCMLYGYGSYGISMDPQFTIQHLPYCDRGMIYVIAHIRGGSEMGRAWYEIGAKYLTKRNTFSDFIAAAEFLVDAKLTTPSQLACEGRSAGGLLVGAVLNMRPDLFKVALAGVPFVDVMTTMCDPSIPLTTGEWEEWGNPNEYKYYDYMLSYSPMDNVRAQEYPNIMVQCGLHDPRVAYWEPAKWVSKLREHKTDCNEILLNMDMESGHFSARDRYKFWKESAVQQAFVCKHLKSTMRLLVRR; this is encoded by the coding sequence ATGTCGTCGGGCAACTCCATCGCGGCCTCTGTGCAGCCGCCGATCGCCGCCAAGAAGCCGCACCGCGTCACGTTCGGCTACGTGGAGGGTGAGGACCGCGGCCCGAACCCGATGAACCCGCCGCGCCATCACGAGGACCCATACTTTTGGATGCGGGACGACGATCGCAAGGATCCGGCCGTGATTGAGCACCTCAAAAAAGAGAAGGCCTACTTCGAGGCGTGCAGCTCCGAcatgacgcagctgcgcgacgacATCTACACGGAGCACATTTCGCACATCAAGGAAGATGACATGTCTGCGCCGTACCTGTACGGCCAGTACCGGTACTACACCCGCGAGGTGAAGGGTAAGTCGTACAAGATTTACTGCCGCGTGCCCAAGGACAAGGAGCCGGGTGACGTCGCGGTCGAGGAGGTCGTCATCGATGTCAACAAGGTCGCCGAGGGCAAACCGTTCTGTGACGTGATGGAGGTGGAGCCGGCACCGCCGGAGCACGACCTCGTGGCCTTCTCTGTGGACATGAGCGGTAACGAGGTGTACGCGATCGAATTTAAGCATATGTCGGACCCGTGCCGGACTGTAGCCGACACGGTGAGCGGCACTAATGGCGAGATTGTGTGGGGCCCGGACCACACCTCCTTTTTCTACGTGACGAAGGACGAAACGCTGCGCGAAAACAAAGTGTGGCGCCACGTGATGGGGAGGCCGCAGTCCGAGGACGTCTGCCTCTACGAGGAGAACAACCCGCTGTTCAGGGCCTTCATGTACAAGGCCGCCGACACAAACACGCTTTGCATCGGCTCGCAGTCGTCGGAGACGACAGAGGTGCACCTGCTTGATCTGCGCCAGGGCAACGCGCACAATACCGTTGAAGTTGTGCGGCCGCGCGAGAAGGGTGTGCGCTACGACGTGCAGATGCACGGCACCCGCCATCTTCTGATCCTCACCAACAAAGACGGGGCGGTGAACCACAAGCTTCTCATAGCGCCGCGCGGTCAGCCGAGCGACTGGTCACATGTGCTGGTGGATCACAGCGAGGACGTGTTTATGGAGAACATCGCGGTGCGCTCGAACTACCTCGTCGTGAcaggccgccgcggcgggtTGACGCGCATCTGGACGATGATGGTGGACCCGCAGGATGGTGTCTTCAAGCCTGGTgccgagctgcgcgaggtgaTGATGGAGGAGCCGATCTTCACGGTGCACCTCGTGGAGTCCCAGATGTTGGAGTACGAAGAGTCGACATTCCGCATGGAGTACTCGTCCCTTGCCACGCCGAACACGTGGTTCAACGTCAGCCCGCAGGACCACTCTCGCACCGTTGTAAAAGTGCGCGAGGTCGGCGGTGGCTTCGACGCCGCCAACTACAAGGTGGAGCGCCGCTTCGCTACCGCACCGGACCAGACCAAGATCCCGCTTTCACTTGTCTACCACAAAGACCTCGACATGACCCAGCCGCAGCCGTGCATGCTGTACGGGTACGGCAGCTACGGCATCAGCATGGACCCTCAGTTCACCATTCAGCATCTGCCGTACTGTGACCGCGGCATGATCTACGTCATAGCCCACatccgcggcggcagtgagATGGGCCGTGCATGGTACGAGATCGGCGCCAAGTACCTCACGAAGCGCAACACCTTTTCGGACTTCATCGCGGCAGCCGAGTTCCTGGTGGATGCGAAATTGACGACACCGTCGCAGCTGGCCTGCGAGGGGCgtagcgccggcggcctgCTGGTGGGCGCGGTGCTGAACATGCGTCCTGATCTCTTCAAGGTGGCGCTCGCCGGCGTGCCGTTCGTGGATGTCATGACGACCATGTGCGACCCCAGCATTCCCTTGACGACGGGCGAGTGGGAGGAGTGGGGCAACCCGAACGAGTACAAGTACTACGACTACATGCTGAGCTACAGCCCCATGGACAACGTCCGCGCGCAGGAGTACCCGAATATCATGGTCCAGTGCGGCCTGCACGACCCCCGCGTCGCCTATTGGGAACCGGCCAAGTGGGTGAGCAAGCTGCGTGAGCACAAGACAGACTGCAACGAAATTCTGCTGAACATGGACATGGAGAGCGGACACTTCTCCGCCAGGGATCGCTACAAGTTCTGGAAGGAGTCGGCTGTCCAGCAAGCGTTCGTGTGCAAGCACCTGAAGAGCACCATGCGCCTGCTGGTTCGCAGGTAA